In the Topomyia yanbarensis strain Yona2022 chromosome 3, ASM3024719v1, whole genome shotgun sequence genome, one interval contains:
- the LOC131691829 gene encoding uncharacterized protein LOC131691829, whose product MFYMEKLFEMVILITIIFVFLSFASALQLEGLSTKKPRITKYTFKPTVSSATAVPSSLSLYRLNGTSGTTCILIQTDGLLSIQYRDKYGEDKEADTFMPDQMDISGECWEDESKITLGWKGFLLNIYFSKTPGGERWYVNSIDISYSSSNNIFEHIDRPGLDVKLSTSPGTLLFPTPVGKSYTCDQEVVITMFSQDENDKSGHLAKLFLRELRMQSFMYKSSNLWGPTFQCSATGTYRDETAPIAVGSTLAVATVCTVVGYGLWRYFKVKKFQYGTMA is encoded by the exons ATGTTCTATAtggaaaagttgtttgaaatggtGATCCTAATAACAATTATTTTTG TATTTCTTAGCTTTGCTTCAGCTCTACAACTAGAAGGGCTTTCCACAAAAAAACCGAGAATTACGAAGTATACATTTAAACCAACCGTAAGTTCT GCTACAGCAGTTCCGTCTTCATTGTCACTTTACCGACTAAATGGAACTAGTGGGACAACATGCATCTTGATACAAACCGATGGTCTTCTCAGTATCCAATATCGTGATAAATATGGCGAGGATAAG GAGGCTGACACATTTATGCCTGACCAAATGGACATTTCTGGGGAATGCTGGGAGGATGAATCCAAAATCACGCTTGGTTGGAAGGgttttttgttgaacatatatttttcaaaG ACTCCAGGAGGAGAGAGGTGGTATGTCAATAGTATAGACATATCGTATTCATCTTCAAATAATATATTTGAACACATCGATCGCCCTGGATTGGACGTTAAGCTATCCACATCTCCAGGAACACTGTTATTCCCAACACCAGTTGGTAAATCTTATACGTGTGATCAAGAAGTCGTCATCACAATGTTTTCACAG gatgaaaatgaCAAATCTGGTCACTTAGCTAAACTTTTTTTGAGAGAACTAAGAATGCAAAGCTTCATGTATAAATCGTCCAACTTATGGGGACCAACATTTCAATGTAGTGCTACAGGCACATATCGTGATGAGACCGCACCTATCGCTGTTGGTTCTACGTTAGCTGTTGCTACTGTGTGCACTGTTGTTGGATATGGACTGTGGAG ATATTTCAaggttaaaaaatttcaatatggaACAATGGCTTAA